gttgtagtccaacagcatctggagggtcacaaattgcCCATCTCTGGTATAGCAACTTGCATCCCTAGCAAGCTCCTGGGAAACATTAATTTGTACTGGAGACATCTTCATTTACAACTTAATGttttaagttgcaatcctatgcactagGAACTATCACATTCAGCCTGAAGAAGGGTTCTGTTGAACTCAAaagtttgcacattaaaaattgTATTAGTGCTTTTTTAGAcgattgcactgctgctggcttttatcttggttcctACTtcagttttattctattttaaacgtatggtttttatattatgttttactatgtcaTAGTATTTTGAGTTTtgtttgtgaaccatccagggaactttggctattgggtggtacaggaatgtaataaataaaggaataaattcTTTTGTGACCTTTTTAGTTAATCCCCCTACAAGTATTATGCTACTGTTCCCTTTTGATTCCCGGCATCCCTCTCCCCCAGTGGGCCAACATGGTGGCCTCCACACACGGAACACAGCGGGGCTCGCTTCTGAATAAGCGTGCCTAGGCCTGGGGCATATGTCACTTATTGCAGCAGGAGCTTTCAAACGTACCATGTAAAAGCTTGCGTGtctggcgggggcggggcggcaacggcgggtgggggtgggggagaggtatAAGAAAATGCCTTTTCTCTAAGACATCTTCTAAAGCACCAGGTTATATAGATGGTGCCAAATACATGCACCAGCAAAAGCAGCAATCGTAGTTCCCGTGGTAGCAATAGCAGTGGCTTCATTCGGTGCGGTTTGCAGCCTCATCTATCTAAGCATGACTTCGCACATAATTTCAATTAGCGTTTTTTCCATTCTCAAATTATTCTACTAATCATGTACAGTTTCCAACGGCCGCCGTTTGAAGATcatcctattttaaaaaatatcttacttccattattattattattattattattattattattattattattattattattattattattaaattttcctGGAGACTTCCTGAAAACCTTTCCAGCTttattccttccctcctcctcttttccccgtcctccacctccccccccacctcgctTCGCCTCCCCAGACttcaggaattaaaaaaaaatcgctTTCAGAAACCCGATGCCTCCTTTGCGCAATACAAtcgctgtggtttttttttaaataaaaaagcgACAGGGTGTCTAGACGCCCACGTGATAAAAGGcgcgcggggcggggggggggttgcctgggcAGGGCAGCGCTGCTGCGCAGTCTGGAAGCCACCGAGGCCGGCGAGGGaacgaggagaaggaggaggagacggaggcTGGCTGGAGAGGAGGGACCAAAGGCGAGCGTAGCCCCGAGACCCCCGCAGCCAGGCGCACCGGGGATCTGCTGGGggacccccaccccgtcccttctGGCTGAGCTCTCGCCCCCCTCTTAATATTTTTGTACCTAAAAGAAAAGACATTAAAagggccgggagaggagggcagggaacctggtCGGCtccccaaggaaggaaggaaggaggaggagagagggcgcgAGCAACCTCTCCTTCTGCGTtggaaaaggaagaagggagcGGAAAAAGCAAGGCAAAAACAAAACCTagccaaaaaagagagagagaggagagagagagagaaaaaaaaaagaaccagccCGGGCGAAAAGAGCTGGGTGGAttctctcaccccccctccccacccggcTCTCCGCCCTCCTTCTCCCTttcggctgtgtgtgtgtgtgtgtgtgtgcgcgagtGCGTGGAGAGAAGCGATGCAGAAACTGGAAGGAGGAGGCGCAGCAGCGGCAGGAGGACGGCGAATTGCACACCCAGCCGCCGGAGGAAGGAGCTGAGAGCTGCATTGCTCCAGAGACGGAGGGGCTGGCGACACTTCCAGCCTCCTGTCATTAAAAAGATCATCCTCGGTCAACTTCTCActgcttcctttctcccccccttttaattattattactatcctCGTcgtcctttcctcccctcccctcccctctcctctcccgctcgctcgctcgctttcccctccttctttcctacctccctccccctccccaaaagaagaaggggaaaaaaagggggggcccGCTGGGTGGAACTTTGATTTCGCGTCTCGAAACTCCCCCGTCTGGGAAAAGGAATCCAGCGAGCAGCCAGGAGGCCGTCTCGAAGGAGAAGCAGCGGCAGAGAGATCAAAGCGCTTGAGGAAGGGCGAGACAGACGCCTCCTGGGAGCAACCGGATCAAGGTGCTGCTGGTGGCTGCGCCGGAGATACAAGAGGTCTGTCCGCGCAATGCTTGCTTTCCGAAGAAGAAACACACACGCAAATAAAAGCTGATCTCAGGACGGAAAGGAGCGGGCTTTTAAGAATCTTTGGATGCGTTTCTGCCCTTGCTGTGGATTCTGATTTGCTTCGATCacagcttttttcttcttttctgcaaAACGTCCAAACCCAAATTCTTCTcgacaattctttttttttttttttggcgtgTGCGGCTCGACCTCCCCATCGCCTTTCTAAATacgattttgccccccccccccccgctcccggcGTCTGAACCTTTCCTTTCGGCTGGATTTAGCACCTACTTTGGATCACCAGGGATCTAAAATCTTGTGCCTTTGGGCTTCTGCAatatatttttgctttgttttggaggaggggggcttaagGGAGAAAACAACCCTCACCATCATCCGCAACCTGATAGTTTGCTTCTGTTTGAACCACCCCAGAAGAAAATATTTCCATCTCCTgtgttgttcctgttttttttttggttttttttgagggggggtaTTATCCTGAtacccttcccccccctcttttgctccactggtttttttttccctagtgggggggagagaaagcccaCGCACTTCCTTTAAATAAACTGTAgggattctctcccccccccttgtggATTTAGAAGGATTTTTGAAGAGGGCGAAACGAGAAGGAGAGACGAAGGGGGAATTAAACCCAAGCCGTTTAAGAGACTGGCGTATGCTTCAGATTGCCTTGGCTGCTTCTGCACCGGTTCCACCAGCATCAGCAACAGCagcgcggccgccgccgccgccgccatcagCATTCGTCCTCTGTTCCCACTTCATCCCAATCATTTCAGGCTGCTTATACTGGCTGCCTGGACTCGGATCCCGGATTCTTCATGAGTTGCGGACGACATGCCCGTTTTTTAGCCGGGGAACCTTCTTCTCGTCCCGCATGTTCAGGACCAAACGATCGGTGCTCGTCCGAAGACTCTGGCGGAGCCGTGCGCCCGGCGGGGAGGAGGAAGGCGGCGAACTTGGAGAAGGAGCCGCGGACAGCCGGGCGCATGGGACCGggggtggaggcggcggcggcggcggaggtaGCCGGGGCTGCTGCATGGGCAAGTCGGGGAAACTCGCCAAGGCACACATCGGATCGGAGGCTGAATTGAAAGCGCTGACCCACTCGGTGCTGAAGAGGCTGAAGGAGAAGCACTTGGAGGGCCTCCTACAAGCCGTGGAGTCCCGGGGAGGCACTAGGACCTCTTGCCTCCTGTTGCCCAGCAAGGTGGACTCCAAGCTGGGTCAGCACTGGTACTCTCTCCCTCTACTGCTGTGTAAAGTCTTTCGGTGGCCCGATCTCAGGCATTGTTCGGAAGTCAAGAGGTTATGTTGCTGTGAATCCTATGGGAAAACTCACCCGGACTTGGTCTGCTGCAACCCTTACCACCTCAGCAGGCTCTGTGAACTAGGTAGGCACAAACtttattctctcccctccccctaccCCCAAGGCTGCATCTTGTACTGCATCGGTGTGTTCTGTCCATgtgtctatatgtgtgtgtgtgtgtgtgtgtgtacgttttGCAcggtcaaaaaaataaaataatggagaCAGTCTGCCTTCATCACTTTGGGATTGTTCTTCCTGGTGGTGTGGATCGGATCCGGAGGCAGTTCCTTGCACCAGGCAACTTCCAGTATTTATGTCCCATTGGGGAATGTTACGTTATGTTCTGGGTTGAAGGGGCCAATCATTTTGAGACCAGGGACCTAATTTTCGACAGTGCACGACATCAAAGCGTACACCTGTcaattacacttttttttttgtcgtATAAAGACCCAAGTTTTGACGCACCACCGAAGCAAGAGAAACTTCCCATACGGTCTGCATGTTCGTCTTAAGAAAAAAATAAGGGAAGAaaagtaaatacattttttttttaaaaaaaaagcaatattAAAACAGGATTCCCAGGGGGAGTTTTAATTTTAGCTTTAATAGAACTCGGGGGTGTGGTGGAGAGAGTGAGTTTGCATGTGATTAACATCGGGCAGCCTTTCGATTTGCAAACCTGCTGAATTCTGCGTGTTTGTGTATACGTTTTAAGTTACTGTAGGTCTACAATTAAGGGAAGCCAGTAATGGAGGAGCGAATGAAGCCTGCAATGTAATATTAGAATGTttttctgcaaaaaaagaaaaagaaaaaccacagaaaaaTCTGGGGCATTGTTTTAAGTGATCAGGATCTGACAGCCAACATTCTTCAAATGATACACGTTTGCCCAGTGTGGATTTTGCATTATGCAAAGAAGCTGTAGTGCACCGTGCATGAATAAAAAAGATCTGATTGGTTTTGGAAAATCCATCCCCGGATCTTCTGTTTTAATACACAAATCTCCAGTCAGCCTGAGGTTTGCAAAAGTAATCCTGGCTAGTTGTCCTCAGTATTCCCCCACTCAGCCCTCCTTTGCCTCTATAATATAAAAGAGAACACATAATTTCCAGGCAGGAGTTTGCAATgttgcttccttccctcctcctaccaaGCTGCCTCTTGGTTTACaaattgggaggggaggggggggaagagagagaaagagaaaatctcGGACAGCATGCATGAAAATGTCAGtgcaaacttttctctttttaattgaAGTTCAGTCTGtattgaggggtgggtggggggtaagATAAATGCTGTGGCATGTTTTAAGCCCCTTTAAGTGACTCCCCCTCCCTGGTCTTAAGAAGCTAAACGCTttactctcccccttcccccggcCCCGTTTTCCTGTCTTCCTCCCCTGAAAACATTGCAATCGCTTGCAAACTTTGGCATAGTTTGGTGTATTAAGAAAACCATCCACTGTGCAGGCTGCTTTGCaggaattgggggcggggggggaggaggagtgggcttaAGTGGGAGGAAAATGTGAGTCCGAATGGTGTGTCTCtgcctcttttctccccctcttcccttcccctggCTTTCTGCGAAATGTTAAATGTGCATGCAGCTAGCTAGCCTGGGATTATCAGGGAGCCGGGATCAGTTGGTGATTTCCAGAGCTGGAGTGTTCAGCCCAGCCAAAGAGGCCCCGGTCGAGACAGCCAGAAGAGTAGATAGCACAGAGACTGGCGCCAGCCCGGGCCCTTTGTTTATCTGACAGTTAAATATCAAGGCAATCGCCGCCTGGCCTGCCCTGCCTCCAACCCCCAGAGCTAAGACAAACAGTTTTGCTACAAGAATGCCACTGTTATCATAAGTTCCtatcttttcttcccccccttcttcttctccctctctcttctcatggctctgcttttattttctctgtatttttctAATTTCAGAGTCTCCTCCTCCACCCTACTCCAGATACCCAATGGATTTTCTC
This Elgaria multicarinata webbii isolate HBS135686 ecotype San Diego chromosome 6, rElgMul1.1.pri, whole genome shotgun sequence DNA region includes the following protein-coding sequences:
- the SMAD7 gene encoding mothers against decapentaplegic homolog 7 produces the protein MLQIALAASAPVPPASATAARPPPPPPSAFVLCSHFIPIISGCLYWLPGLGSRILHELRTTCPFFSRGTFFSSRMFRTKRSVLVRRLWRSRAPGGEEEGGELGEGAADSRAHGTGGGGGGGGGGSRGCCMGKSGKLAKAHIGSEAELKALTHSVLKRLKEKHLEGLLQAVESRGGTRTSCLLLPSKVDSKLGQHWYSLPLLLCKVFRWPDLRHCSEVKRLCCCESYGKTHPDLVCCNPYHLSRLCELESPPPPYSRYPMDFLKPTASCPDSVPSSTETGGTNYLAPGGLSDSQVLQESGDPSHWCVVAYWEEKTRVGRLYSVQEPSLDIFYDLPQGNGFCLGQLNSDNKSQLVQKVRSKIGYGIQLTKEVDGVWVYNRSSYPIFIKSATLDNPDSRTLLVHKVFPGFSIKAFDYEKAYSLQRPNDHEFMQQPWTGFTVQISFVKGWGQCYTRQFISSCPCWLEVIFNNR